A region of the Campylobacter subantarcticus LMG 24377 genome:
GGGAGTTTTATACCCCAAGACCTTTGGTTAGAGCCATGGTGGAGGTGCTAGACCCTAAAGCAAAAGAGAGAATTAATGATCCTGCGTGTGGGAGTTGTGGGTTTTTAGTAGAGAGTTTTTTGCATATTCTTTATGAAGATAGGGAAAAAAAGAAAAAAGCAAATTTAAGTGTGGAAGAACTTGAATTTTTACAAAATGATGCCTTGTTTGGTAAAGAAAAAACTCCGCTAAGTTATGCAATGGGTGTGATGAATATGATCTTACATGAGGTTAAGTCCCCAAATATCATCAAAACCAATACTCTAAATAAAAAAATCACAGACATAACTGAAAATGAAAAATACGAAGTGATTTTGGCAAATCCTCCTTTTGGTGGTAAAGAAAAAGATCAAATTCAAAATAACTTTCCTGTAAAATCAAATGCTACCGAGCTTTTGTTTTTACAGCATATTTTAAAGTCTTTGAAAAACAATGGAAGGTGTGCCATAGTAGTGCCTGAAGGAGTGCTTTTTCAAAATTCAAATGCCTTTGTGAGTGTAAAAAAAGACTTGCTAGAAAATTTTAATCTTGAATGTGTTTTAAGCTTGCCAAGTGGGGTGTTTTTGCCTTATAGTGCGGTAAAAACTAATGTGCTTTTTTTCTCTAAAGGACAAAGAAGCATTTGTGGTGAAAATGATGAAAGTGTATATTACTATGAGCTTGTGCCTCCTTTTAAATTGACCAAAAACAAACCTTTAGAATACACGCATTTGCAAGAATTTTTAAAATGTTA
Encoded here:
- a CDS encoding N-6 DNA methylase, translating into MQSKIDKITDILRRDDGISGAMHYSEQISWVLFLKFLDDYEEELKLEAELDEKPYKAILQEKFSWRAWAAPKTSEGKLDVKNALSGSDLLSFVNDELFPYLKSFKDNENFKSIEYKIGGIFEFIDNRIANGHTLREVINLVDELSFSKESDVFALGEVYEKLLKDMGSDGGNSGEFYTPRPLVRAMVEVLDPKAKERINDPACGSCGFLVESFLHILYEDREKKKKANLSVEELEFLQNDALFGKEKTPLSYAMGVMNMILHEVKSPNIIKTNTLNKKITDITENEKYEVILANPPFGGKEKDQIQNNFPVKSNATELLFLQHILKSLKNNGRCAIVVPEGVLFQNSNAFVSVKKDLLENFNLECVLSLPSGVFLPYSAVKTNVLFFSKGQRSICGENDESVYYYELVPPFKLTKNKPLEYTHLQEFLKCYKERKITANSYLVSKKELEERNYDLSAKNPNVKEEKTLREVEEILSELEQNQKQAKMLFEKIQKALV